A single Candidatus Chlamydia corallus DNA region contains:
- the rpsK gene encoding 30S ribosomal protein S11, whose product MVKNQAQAKKSVKRKQLKNIPSGVVHVKATFNNTIVSITDPAGNVISWASAGKVGYSGSRKSSAFAATVAAQDAAKTAMNSGLKEVEVCLKGTGAGRESAVRALISAGLVVSVIRDETPVPHNGCRPRKRRRV is encoded by the coding sequence TTGGTTAAAAATCAAGCGCAGGCAAAAAAGAGCGTAAAAAGAAAACAACTAAAAAATATTCCTTCAGGTGTTGTGCATGTTAAAGCTACCTTTAACAATACAATAGTATCGATAACAGATCCTGCTGGTAATGTGATTTCTTGGGCATCAGCAGGTAAAGTAGGATATTCTGGTTCGAGAAAATCTTCAGCCTTTGCTGCCACTGTAGCAGCTCAAGATGCTGCTAAAACTGCCATGAACTCTGGTTTAAAGGAAGTAGAGGTTTGTTTAAAGGGTACTGGAGCTGGAAGAGAGTCTGCTGTCCGTGCTTTGATATCTGCTGGTTTAGTAGTTTCTGTCATCCGTGACGAAACTCCTGTTCCTCATAATGGTTGTCGGCCAAGAAAAAGGCGCAGAGTGTAG
- a CDS encoding DNA-directed RNA polymerase subunit alpha, which translates to MSDNAHNLLYDKFELPEAVKMLPVEGLPIDKYARFIAEPLERGMGHTLGNALRRALLIGLEAPAIISFAMTGVLHEYMAIEGVVEDVTNIILNLKGALLKKYPMQDSSLGRTTQVLRASISIDASDLAAANGQKEVTLQDLLQEGDFEAVNPNQVIFTVTQPIQLEVVLRVAFGRGYTPSERIILEDKGVYEIVLDAAFSPVTLVNYFVEDTRVGQDTDFDRLVLVVETDGRVSPKEALAFSTQILTKHFSIFENMDEKKIVFEEAISIEKENKDDILHKLILGINEIELSVRSTNCLSNANIETIGELVIMPEPRLLQFRNFGKKSLCEIKNKLKEMKLELGMDLAQFGVGLDNVKEKMKWYAEKIRAKNTKG; encoded by the coding sequence ATGTCAGATAACGCACACAATTTACTTTATGATAAGTTTGAACTGCCTGAAGCAGTTAAAATGTTGCCTGTTGAAGGGCTTCCAATAGATAAATATGCTCGCTTTATTGCTGAGCCTTTAGAAAGAGGAATGGGTCATACTCTAGGGAATGCCCTAAGACGAGCTTTGCTCATTGGTTTAGAAGCCCCAGCAATTATTTCGTTTGCTATGACAGGCGTACTTCATGAATACATGGCGATCGAAGGGGTTGTTGAGGATGTAACTAACATCATTCTGAATTTAAAAGGAGCCCTATTAAAAAAGTACCCAATGCAGGATAGTTCTTTGGGAAGAACAACCCAAGTATTGCGAGCTTCAATTTCTATAGATGCTTCTGATTTAGCCGCAGCTAATGGCCAAAAAGAAGTTACTTTGCAAGATTTATTGCAAGAAGGCGACTTTGAAGCTGTTAATCCAAACCAAGTCATTTTTACTGTTACCCAACCCATACAGTTGGAAGTAGTTTTGCGAGTTGCTTTTGGTAGAGGCTATACGCCTTCCGAAAGGATTATTTTAGAAGATAAGGGTGTTTATGAAATTGTTTTGGACGCCGCTTTTTCTCCTGTCACTTTAGTGAATTACTTTGTAGAAGATACACGTGTTGGTCAAGATACAGATTTCGATCGTTTGGTTTTAGTTGTTGAAACAGATGGAAGAGTTTCTCCTAAAGAAGCTTTAGCTTTTTCAACTCAAATTTTGACTAAGCACTTTTCTATTTTTGAAAATATGGATGAGAAGAAAATTGTATTTGAAGAAGCTATTTCTATTGAAAAAGAAAACAAAGACGATATTCTTCATAAGTTGATTTTAGGAATTAATGAAATCGAACTTTCAGTAAGATCAACAAATTGTTTGTCTAATGCAAATATTGAGACTATTGGTGAACTTGTTATCATGCCTGAACCTCGATTGCTACAGTTTAGGAATTTTGGAAAGAAATCACTTTGTGAGATCAAGAATAAACTGAAAGAAATGAAGCTTGAATTGGGAATGGACCTAGCGCAATTTGGTGTAGGTTTAGATAATGTAAAAGAAAAAATGAAGTGGTATGCCGAAAAGATTCGGGCTAAAAATACAAAGGGATAG